The DNA window GCAATGTTGAATGACCGCGCTGCGGTGACAGCCCAGTTTTGGCGTGGAGATGGTCGAAATGGCTGCTGGGTTTGGTAGTACGCGTACGTGGGCGGCGGCGCATTGTACTGGGGTGGATATTGTTGCTGATGAGGCGGGTATTGTTGGTATTGTTGgtattgctgctgctgctgctgctgctgctgctgattaCCATACGGATAATCCTGAGGTCCGGCCATTTTGGTTCTGTAGATGTGATGGAGAAAGAATGGGTTGGATGTGTTGGAACCGTTTGAGAATTTGTTGGAGTTGCACAGGATGACGTTGCTAACGGAATGTGGAGGTGGGTATTAATTAATGAATGTGGAAGTGGAAAGGCGGAAAGTTTAAAAGTTTAAATACGAAATGCGAATAACGatctaataaataaatacctaCTAATATAACTACAAGTTTGGGATCGACACCCAGAATATTAATCAGGTAGTCTTGCTATTCGTTATTGGATGACGTGTCGACAAAACAAAGATTCCCAAATACCTCGGATCGAGCGTCAAAGCCAAGCTAGCCAAGCAATATGTGCGACTCAGtccttcttccttcaacCTCGCCCGCCCCAATCAGACCCTTGTCTATTCTCAAGCGCCCATTCATCATACGCCTGAGGTCTCTCGGCATCTTTCCACAGCAGATACTTTTTGGAAAGAAACGGGAGACGACGGGTCATTTGATAGTTTACGAATTGGCCTTTGGGATTGTCAAATACTTGATCGAGTTCTTCGAGGGTAAGTTGTTTCGTCTCCTcgacaaagaaaaagatgagAACAAAAGCAACAACGTTGAGACCAGCAAAGAACCCCAGTGTACCGGCCATCTTGAACTGGGCATTGATACGAGGGAGGAGAATGGTCAGGAGGCCTGCGAAAAAGAGATTGATGGAGATTGCAACGGATGCGCCCTGACGAGCATTAGTGACTTGAGAGATTGTCAGATAGGGCGGTATGCATACAGCCTCTCGATGCTTTAGAGGGAAACTGCAACATGTAAGTCTTTGTTAGGTAAAAGATGGAGCATGAACAACTAACCTCTCGGATGCCAGAGTAAACGGTATGGGACCGAGACTTGGAGAATAAGCTGCAGAAAACACTGCAAAAGATCAGCGACCAGCCTAATACTGATCTAATTCTAGGTACCCACGGTAAATAAAAATGATACCGGCGATTGCAGCCGAAGTGTTTGCTTCGGGCCTGGACTGGCCTCCTGTGGTATCTTGGGGTCCTACTGCATATGCGATCGTTGCTGCCATAAGAAATAGGCTCATTACAGGCAGTGTTGACAATAGCCAGCGGCGTCGCCCGATGATATCGATTGATCTGTCGTTGGGTTAGAGATGCAGGCCAATAGATGAGTGTGCGGCAATGTACCTCATAGCCAACAATCCAAAGAAAAAGTTGACACAGCCTGCTTTTGTAAGCCGCTGATAACATCAAACAAAGACAGAATACACACCGAAGCCAAAGCTATAGCCCATACTTGTTCTGACACCGTAATCGCTAAAGATTCCATCTAGTAAAGTGTCAGTAATGGCCAAGGTCGATAGTGTGTGCCCTACTTGAGTAGAATGCGAAAACGTTGACTGCAAAGGCATGTTAGCTATGTACATTGTATGACGCCCGAGCAATGACCTACTTCCACAGAGTTGCTGTGCGAGAGCGACAGTACAGCTACTCCATAGGGCGTTTCTAAGCCTTCGCCTGGTGAATAGAGGCTTATATTGATCCGCCGATAGTTTCGTTACAACCAAGATGAGCGATGAATATGTCAGTCCAGAGCTCGCTATTCTGCTGTTACGAAAACCATCTGCATTTTCCGCGTTACGGTGGTCTTGGTGAATAGTCTCTTCGTTGTGGTTCTTGTGTGTTTCGGCACGGATAGATCTTCCCTCCTCATTAGACCACCATATTAGGAACAGATCACGGGTAGCTTGGAGCTTGAtacacatcagcaccgacaAGACAGCGTGTATACAGCTAGACTTACTCTTGTCTTTCGGACTTGGAGCAGAATGTCGAAGGCACGGCCGAGGTTATAATTGGGCGTATCAGGTCGCATGTAGAATCGAGGACTTTCGTAACAATAGCAGACAGCAATGAAAAGGAAGAGTGATGGGATAGCGGGAGCCGCAGCAATCCATTGGAGCGCGTGGTATCTACCACCGTGTTGATTGAGCTCGGCGTTGGGCTTCCCATCTAGAGTGTTGGTGGCAGCAGAGATAATAAAATTG is part of the Fusarium poae strain DAOMC 252244 chromosome 4, whole genome shotgun sequence genome and encodes:
- a CDS encoding hypothetical protein (TransMembrane:9 (i107-125o167-186i193-211o217-240i252-277o297-320i435-457o498-518i530-549o)), whose amino-acid sequence is MSRSDNGRLAGLKQRLEAFFERQIHERDEFAGVSEPVLRKGVDALCTELPSLERLQVERAAEVAKNGNYYYRLSKGLINNLSPVVELTQDEKDNLISERERLFSQRGMLSIICTVSLAAFLQGHVQSSINAMSLFVETVGIDIENKGEMQGNGADSIAQWQLGAMNAIPFLMAAFPGAPLSLPVNYCFGRRGALGLSALLIIASSIGSAFAKTWQQVLGARIVGGIAMGIKAVSAPILASETAVGYWRGSTILAWQLWVACGIMIGFVANFIISAATNTLDGKPNAELNQHGGRYHALQWIAAAPAIPSLFLFIAVCYCYESPRFYMRPDTPNYNLGRAFDILLQVRKTRLQATRDLFLIWWSNEEGRSIRAETHKNHNEETIHQDHRNAENADGFRNSRIASSGLTYSSLILVVTKLSADQYKPLFTRRRLRNALWSSCTVALAQQLCGINVFAFYSNGIFSDYGVRTMFSAAYSPSLGPIPFTLASESFPLKHREAGASVAISINLFFAGLLTILLPRINAQFKMAGTLGFFAGLNVVAFVLIFFFVEETKQLTLEELDQVFDNPKGQFVNYQMTRRLPFLSKKYLLWKDAERPQAYDEWALENRQGSDWGGRG